Proteins co-encoded in one Leptospira inadai serovar Lyme str. 10 genomic window:
- a CDS encoding SpoIIE family protein phosphatase — MIELKFGQRKVVNFRGARKVVGGLTEKNKIDILLYISKEFANADKEEDLYDIVISLCKDIFECDNTTLRMWKDKFLVPSRFLQETEPPRRRLTQDEGYSGFTFKTRMPLLIQDLSHHQEYIDEGETTRAVMCVPIMYKEDCLGTIAVECNTEFFYREDDLEILEALGSQLALAITSVRLIQGLVHANEREAQILKQLEWDMRMGRNVQSQIVETNILPWNGLHFGTHYEPMTEVSGDYFNVVRQGNSITAIIVDVSGHGIPAALVTMSIHYQFQRCTSLGMGLGEMLTELGESIRPQLPDGTYFTAFVLKVYSDYTYSYVNAAHQKMLHFHNSTGRVEELDTAGVPLGIFEVERSNFEEKHGRILPGDILFLPTDGIVEQKNEQRQELGNQRFIEWIRQEKATIEEQRDKIFVADLVGSLIGRFKRYKGDVRTGDDVSLLALQCNPELGKAKTMLSLAKAAAKAKKDQMAYEKALEVFSMDESLKDSLVLLGKMYYRDRNFEKSVQFLEKYIRTSGEESEHIQYLLGRAYYELGNIPEAKKALKRSLAIDHTYAKSSLRLARCYLKDNETPKAIKVLQQGMKSAPTNEYLKISLKKLEELVRRKGAEESMEEKRAAV; from the coding sequence ATGATAGAACTCAAATTTGGGCAGAGAAAGGTAGTTAATTTTCGTGGAGCGAGGAAGGTCGTCGGTGGATTAACGGAGAAGAATAAGATAGATATCCTTCTGTACATCAGTAAGGAATTCGCAAACGCGGACAAGGAGGAGGATCTTTACGATATCGTAATCAGTTTGTGCAAAGATATTTTCGAGTGCGATAATACCACCCTTCGTATGTGGAAAGACAAGTTTCTCGTGCCGTCCCGCTTTTTACAAGAAACGGAGCCTCCGCGTCGCAGACTAACCCAGGACGAAGGGTATTCCGGTTTTACGTTTAAAACCAGAATGCCTTTGCTGATTCAGGATCTGAGTCATCATCAGGAATACATCGACGAAGGGGAGACCACGCGTGCCGTCATGTGCGTGCCCATTATGTACAAGGAAGATTGCCTCGGTACCATTGCAGTGGAATGCAATACGGAATTTTTCTACCGAGAGGACGACTTGGAAATTCTGGAAGCATTAGGATCTCAACTGGCGCTTGCAATTACGAGTGTCCGGTTAATCCAAGGGCTCGTCCATGCGAATGAAAGGGAGGCCCAGATCCTAAAGCAATTGGAATGGGACATGCGGATGGGTCGCAACGTTCAAAGTCAAATCGTGGAAACGAATATTCTCCCTTGGAACGGTCTGCATTTCGGAACTCACTACGAGCCGATGACGGAGGTTTCCGGCGATTATTTTAATGTGGTCCGCCAGGGGAACTCGATTACCGCGATCATCGTGGACGTATCCGGTCATGGAATTCCTGCCGCGTTAGTCACCATGTCGATCCATTACCAGTTTCAAAGATGTACCTCTCTCGGTATGGGTTTGGGTGAAATGTTAACCGAATTAGGGGAATCGATTAGACCGCAACTTCCGGACGGAACGTATTTTACCGCATTCGTTCTGAAAGTTTATAGCGATTATACCTATTCTTACGTGAATGCCGCCCATCAAAAAATGCTTCATTTTCATAATTCGACCGGTCGGGTCGAAGAGTTGGACACGGCCGGAGTTCCGCTGGGAATCTTCGAAGTGGAGCGCAGTAATTTCGAGGAAAAACACGGCCGTATATTGCCGGGCGATATCCTATTTCTTCCTACCGACGGGATCGTCGAACAAAAGAACGAGCAACGTCAGGAACTCGGAAATCAAAGGTTCATCGAATGGATTCGCCAGGAAAAGGCCACGATCGAAGAACAAAGGGATAAGATCTTTGTCGCCGACTTAGTCGGTTCCTTAATCGGAAGGTTTAAGAGATACAAAGGAGATGTGAGAACTGGGGACGACGTTTCCTTATTGGCGCTTCAATGTAATCCTGAATTAGGAAAAGCTAAGACGATGCTTTCGTTAGCTAAGGCGGCGGCCAAGGCCAAGAAGGACCAGATGGCTTACGAAAAAGCCTTAGAGGTCTTTTCGATGGATGAATCGCTCAAGGATAGTTTGGTTTTACTCGGTAAGATGTATTATAGGGACAGAAATTTCGAAAAGAGCGTTCAATTTCTGGAGAAATATATTCGGACCAGCGGAGAAGAGTCTGAACATATTCAATATTTACTAGGAAGAGCATATTATGAATTGGGCAATATTCCGGAGGCAAAAAAAGCGTTAAAAAGATCTTTGGCGATCGATCATACCTACGCTAAATCGAGCCTTCGACTGGCGCGCTGCTATTTAAAGGATAACGAAACTCCGAAAGCGATCAAGGTTCTTCAACAAGGTATGAAGAGCGCTCCTACGAACGAATATCTTAAAATTTCCCTGAAGAAATTGGAGGAACTCGTTCGAAGAAAAGGCGCGGAAGAATCGATGGAAGAAAAACGCGCAGCCGTTTAA
- a CDS encoding alpha/beta fold hydrolase: MIAILKNRRGPLYLVTTFLAIVAFAVFASSLAILFSLFLIAILISYPFLLDWISRLYGQEDIADEVHFARTKDGWNIAMHRHIPPQPNPELAPVIVVHGIATNKYVVDLDRRHSLPYFLKLRGYEVFSISLRGAGSSYHESRSGYEDFTFDDMAKYDVPAIIAKVISLTGSQRASWIGHSMGAMILYAFFGICDKSDKDKIAAFVSLGGPGNLNHLGLSLIGLLSRFPRARRVLDLKFGASMLAPIAGEIFTPIDEILYNPKATKPKTVKKVMKNAIENISEGVIEQLMSWIETKRMISLNGFYDYIELQKEITVPSLFVAGLKDAIATPESVKFVYERAGAKIKEFLVISKENGASEDYGHGCLMLAEKAEDDLFPKIEIFLRTYGTRKKIGWIGKIRRNLRTQFQKLRQG, from the coding sequence GTGATTGCAATTTTAAAAAACCGCCGAGGCCCTTTGTACTTGGTTACTACTTTTCTGGCCATCGTCGCGTTCGCAGTATTTGCCTCGTCTCTCGCGATCCTTTTTTCCCTTTTCTTGATCGCGATTTTAATTTCTTATCCCTTCCTTTTGGATTGGATTTCCCGTTTGTACGGTCAGGAAGATATCGCGGACGAGGTTCACTTCGCGCGTACGAAGGACGGCTGGAATATCGCGATGCATAGGCATATTCCTCCGCAGCCGAATCCGGAATTAGCTCCCGTAATCGTTGTGCACGGAATCGCTACGAATAAGTACGTAGTCGATTTGGATAGGCGACATTCGCTTCCCTATTTTTTAAAGCTAAGAGGATACGAAGTGTTCTCGATTTCGCTGCGTGGAGCCGGTTCTTCCTATCACGAGAGTCGAAGCGGGTACGAGGATTTTACCTTTGATGATATGGCAAAATACGACGTTCCTGCAATCATCGCGAAAGTCATTTCCCTGACGGGAAGCCAAAGAGCGAGTTGGATAGGCCATTCTATGGGAGCCATGATCCTTTACGCTTTCTTCGGGATTTGCGATAAATCGGATAAGGATAAAATAGCCGCGTTCGTTTCGCTTGGTGGACCGGGAAATCTGAACCACCTAGGACTGAGTTTGATCGGATTACTTTCACGGTTTCCTCGAGCGCGCCGCGTTTTGGATCTAAAGTTCGGTGCGTCGATGCTAGCGCCGATCGCCGGAGAAATTTTTACTCCGATAGACGAGATTCTTTATAATCCCAAGGCAACCAAACCCAAGACGGTTAAGAAAGTGATGAAAAACGCGATCGAGAATATCAGCGAGGGCGTAATCGAGCAACTCATGTCTTGGATCGAAACGAAGCGGATGATTTCCTTAAACGGATTTTACGATTATATCGAATTGCAAAAGGAAATCACCGTCCCGAGCTTGTTTGTCGCCGGGTTAAAGGACGCAATTGCGACTCCGGAATCCGTAAAATTCGTGTATGAACGAGCCGGCGCCAAAATTAAGGAGTTCTTGGTTATCTCCAAGGAAAATGGGGCCTCGGAGGATTATGGCCATGGCTGTCTTATGCTAGCTGAAAAAGCGGAGGATGATCTCTTTCCGAAAATCGAAATATTCCTACGGACTTACGGAACTCGAAAAAAAATAGGATGGATCGGAAAAATTCGCCGAAATTTGCGAACCCAGTTTCAAAAACTTCGACAGGGATGA
- a CDS encoding glycerol kinase 5 encodes MAVAKEKFILSIDSGGSGIRAILFDKKGRIVERQYEKTPPILKTPGALEHDPDVLWKALLSVLGKALKKKQFSPSNIAAIGICNQRGSFLLWDKQTGKPLTKLISWADVRAVSTADEMNANKFWKTVQLVSRIAGAITRHPMMIATYLLKFTTDHASVRLKWVFDTHPDLLTRAKKGEILFGTLDTWFVYKLTKGRLHITDASNATVTGMFNPFQLQWNVPLCLIFGIPSKIFPEVKDTGADFGVTDPSLFGGSEIPIHAVIGDQMAALYGHCCFEKGGVKISQGSGAFVDMNMGDKPKISKRGLFPLVAWQLNGKPKYMLEGYIGTAGTLIDWLGKGIGLSDTPKVLNELASQTEDTEGVVFVPTASGMRFPHFNPRAKASVFGLSLATHRRHVARAVLEGIALSLYEILEGIKEDTKVRVSAIMVDGGVSQSDILLQCLADFCRVEVKRAPEPDMTATGAAYIAGLASGFWKNEAELKTLQKGYKVFLPKMSESVRNAKLVRWKKAVDATLKIE; translated from the coding sequence ATGGCCGTAGCGAAAGAAAAATTCATTCTCTCAATCGACAGCGGTGGCAGCGGAATTAGGGCGATCCTGTTCGATAAAAAAGGTAGAATCGTCGAACGCCAATATGAAAAAACTCCTCCCATCTTAAAAACTCCCGGTGCTCTCGAACACGATCCTGATGTTCTTTGGAAGGCCTTATTATCGGTTCTAGGAAAGGCTCTTAAAAAAAAGCAATTTAGCCCTTCCAATATCGCGGCTATCGGAATATGCAACCAGCGGGGCTCTTTTCTTCTCTGGGATAAGCAAACGGGGAAACCTTTGACCAAGTTGATCAGCTGGGCGGACGTGAGAGCTGTAAGTACGGCCGACGAAATGAATGCGAATAAATTCTGGAAGACCGTCCAGCTCGTTTCCAGAATTGCCGGAGCGATCACCAGACATCCGATGATGATTGCGACCTACCTGCTTAAATTTACTACCGATCATGCCTCGGTTCGATTGAAGTGGGTTTTCGATACTCATCCGGACTTGCTAACAAGAGCCAAGAAAGGCGAAATTCTTTTCGGCACTCTGGATACCTGGTTCGTTTATAAATTAACGAAGGGAAGGCTACATATAACCGATGCCTCCAACGCGACAGTCACCGGAATGTTCAACCCCTTTCAATTGCAATGGAACGTTCCGCTTTGTTTAATTTTCGGAATACCTAGTAAGATTTTTCCCGAAGTAAAGGATACGGGAGCCGATTTCGGCGTTACCGACCCTTCGCTCTTCGGGGGTTCGGAAATCCCAATTCATGCAGTCATCGGAGATCAGATGGCGGCCCTTTATGGACATTGCTGCTTTGAAAAAGGAGGCGTAAAAATTTCCCAAGGCTCCGGGGCTTTCGTGGATATGAATATGGGAGATAAACCGAAGATTTCGAAGAGAGGGCTCTTTCCTTTAGTCGCGTGGCAGTTAAACGGAAAACCGAAATATATGTTGGAAGGATATATCGGAACTGCGGGAACCTTGATCGATTGGTTGGGAAAGGGAATCGGTCTTTCCGATACCCCAAAAGTGTTAAACGAATTAGCTTCCCAAACTGAAGATACGGAGGGAGTCGTATTCGTTCCGACCGCATCGGGCATGCGCTTTCCTCATTTTAATCCGAGGGCCAAAGCCTCCGTTTTTGGATTATCTCTTGCAACGCATCGTCGACACGTTGCCAGAGCCGTATTGGAAGGGATCGCCTTATCCTTATATGAAATTTTGGAAGGGATCAAAGAAGACACCAAGGTCCGAGTTAGCGCAATCATGGTGGATGGAGGGGTATCGCAATCGGATATTCTCCTTCAATGTCTTGCCGATTTTTGCCGGGTGGAAGTTAAAAGGGCGCCCGAACCGGATATGACGGCGACAGGCGCTGCGTACATCGCCGGCCTTGCCTCCGGCTTTTGGAAAAACGAAGCCGAATTAAAGACCTTGCAAAAGGGGTACAAAGTATTTCTACCCAAAATGAGCGAGTCCGTGCGAAACGCAAAACTCGTTCGCTGGAAAAAAGCGGTCGATGCAACCTTAAAAATCGAGTGA
- a CDS encoding host attachment protein codes for MKKKWVVVANRSEAKIFEYQGPTNGLKLLQTMENPEGRLRNSDLVTGGGQASRSDFDFFHEPKKKVAEAFAGKLSDFVNLERKKDSFSNFILISEPGFMGMILGKLDDKSREKIYHKMPKDIVHIKESGLLGHLRSVLA; via the coding sequence ATGAAGAAAAAATGGGTGGTGGTTGCAAACCGAAGCGAGGCGAAAATTTTCGAATACCAAGGACCGACTAACGGTTTGAAACTGCTGCAAACGATGGAGAATCCCGAAGGAAGACTTAGAAATTCGGATCTAGTCACTGGCGGTGGCCAGGCTTCCAGATCGGATTTTGATTTTTTTCACGAACCGAAAAAAAAAGTGGCGGAAGCTTTTGCGGGAAAACTTTCGGATTTTGTAAACTTAGAAAGGAAGAAGGACTCCTTTTCCAATTTTATTTTAATTTCCGAACCGGGCTTCATGGGAATGATACTCGGCAAATTGGATGATAAATCGAGGGAGAAAATCTATCATAAGATGCCGAAGGATATTGTTCATATAAAAGAGTCCGGCCTACTCGGACATTTAAGGAGCGTACTTGCCTAA
- a CDS encoding HmuY family protein, with product MKIVYSILIILLATSTAFCGPSTGEDGSLAILAAIAAGGGGCVKASGETTTTGSGTFTTQVNATASGCWAYLDLKAGGIETTQSGTWDLRFKRFVIGTNSGTSGSGNGGACFNAGETSLSNVTGGDCTPKVDQLMSQTGGGGFGTATENASPALWDWYDYNGTSHVLKPKSRGYLIQGSNGTSFFGLEMTDYYDNANTGGFPTFKWKRL from the coding sequence ATGAAAATAGTATATTCAATTTTAATTATTCTACTGGCGACTTCAACCGCTTTCTGCGGGCCTAGCACCGGAGAAGACGGCAGTCTTGCGATCTTAGCCGCAATAGCAGCAGGCGGAGGAGGATGCGTCAAGGCCTCCGGAGAAACGACCACAACGGGGTCCGGAACTTTTACAACGCAAGTAAACGCGACCGCAAGCGGTTGTTGGGCATATTTGGATCTAAAAGCAGGCGGAATAGAGACCACTCAATCCGGAACCTGGGATCTTAGATTCAAAAGATTCGTAATAGGTACAAATAGCGGGACTAGCGGTTCCGGAAACGGAGGGGCTTGTTTTAACGCGGGGGAAACAAGCTTATCCAACGTTACCGGCGGAGACTGCACTCCTAAAGTGGACCAACTCATGTCCCAAACCGGAGGAGGCGGATTCGGAACCGCAACTGAGAACGCAAGTCCTGCTCTTTGGGATTGGTACGATTATAACGGAACCTCTCATGTCCTCAAACCGAAATCAAGAGGATATCTGATCCAAGGCTCGAATGGAACTTCATTCTTCGGATTAGAGATGACGGATTATTATGACAATGCGAATACCGGCGGATTTCCCACATTTAAATGGAAGAGACTTTGA
- a CDS encoding TonB-dependent receptor plug domain-containing protein: MGKIRPSSIPRTLYLILFSGLCFLGVPLFSQGEVLPGKKTEEKKEEPEKPKVNPEIGKEIGNGNNERGSIITVTGTRRKGFLKDSTITTEVITRKDIDAMGARDISQTLGNVPGIEVRPAQAGERGATVRLQGLSGQNVLILVDGQRTTGRFSGSIDLTRFKAEDIERIEIVKGASSALYGSDAIAGVINIITKEQRDPYSANFRTFMGGGNPLYYGTGMELHNYASAGVRKGIVSTNFTAGWHRGDGYDLTPDATLGPKNGRIESLSPSYSPFPTNTPLWTKLYIYLNKLPYEGPLESTSGSAFEDLNVSNKTTFDISETFKLGFQFYYRYLNQSAVDAVPPRGVYDRNNKTHDFMGAVNADWEIAKTLNLNVNANYARFFDTFTYDQRKSDAQDKREKLDNAVTEVRTRLDHKIADGHVISYGAETLIDQFSSARIAPDCKRNFPNICASDILGTDPYQTQNGYAQRQRNAFYVQDEWRISKAPRTQIVPGIRSDHDSIYGGQLLPKLAVRYDVTDKFRIRAANGLGYRAPSFQDLYYNFINPGVGYRVAGNPTLKPELSRSYNIGGEWEPNKVFWFSFNFFYNNIDNLIGFRTNPTRDASGLQIYNTSNYQKALTKGFESSVTIRAHQSVSFGGGYTYTDARDELTNLPLEGRGYHRWNANIRIDHLPSGFSFSLFAVIFGKQAYYCQKNPLWCDPQLPTELSALSAQLTTQATNMMNALFGNIPGGIQEYCKERNLSYCTTGPTYGVRMVNPHTNLNIRVSLKILGTFEMFAGVDNLLNTFDLIYNPQKPRFYYVGIDGRFSVNPGPADYSASPTPSTSPLPGIP, encoded by the coding sequence ATGGGAAAGATAAGACCCTCGTCGATTCCTAGAACTCTTTATTTAATCCTATTTTCAGGTTTATGTTTTTTAGGAGTTCCTCTCTTCTCCCAAGGAGAAGTTCTTCCGGGAAAAAAAACGGAAGAAAAAAAAGAAGAACCTGAAAAACCGAAAGTAAATCCTGAAATCGGAAAAGAGATCGGCAACGGGAACAACGAGAGAGGTTCCATTATCACAGTTACCGGTACCCGCAGAAAAGGTTTTCTGAAAGATTCTACGATCACCACGGAAGTGATCACCAGAAAAGATATTGATGCAATGGGAGCAAGAGATATCTCCCAAACTCTAGGTAACGTTCCAGGGATAGAAGTCCGTCCCGCTCAAGCAGGAGAGAGAGGGGCTACAGTCCGTTTACAAGGTCTTTCAGGACAAAACGTTCTGATCTTAGTGGACGGTCAGAGAACCACCGGGCGTTTTAGCGGTTCTATCGACTTAACAAGATTTAAAGCGGAAGATATAGAAAGGATCGAGATCGTAAAAGGTGCGTCGTCCGCTCTTTACGGTTCGGATGCGATCGCAGGTGTGATCAATATCATCACTAAGGAGCAAAGGGATCCTTACTCCGCGAATTTTAGGACTTTTATGGGAGGAGGAAATCCTCTCTATTACGGGACAGGAATGGAGCTCCATAATTACGCTTCCGCTGGGGTGCGAAAAGGGATTGTTTCGACTAACTTTACCGCAGGTTGGCATAGAGGCGACGGCTACGATCTGACTCCGGATGCTACCTTAGGCCCTAAGAATGGAAGGATAGAAAGCCTTTCCCCCAGCTATTCTCCTTTTCCTACGAATACTCCGCTTTGGACCAAACTGTATATCTATCTAAACAAACTACCGTATGAGGGCCCTTTAGAATCCACTTCGGGCAGCGCTTTCGAAGACCTGAACGTTTCCAACAAGACCACTTTCGATATCTCCGAAACTTTTAAACTAGGTTTCCAATTCTATTACAGATATCTAAACCAAAGTGCGGTGGATGCGGTACCTCCTAGAGGGGTTTACGATAGAAACAACAAAACCCACGACTTCATGGGTGCGGTCAATGCTGATTGGGAAATCGCCAAAACATTAAACTTAAACGTAAATGCGAACTACGCCAGATTTTTTGACACTTTCACGTACGACCAAAGAAAGTCGGATGCCCAAGACAAAAGGGAGAAGTTGGACAATGCAGTCACGGAAGTCCGGACGCGCTTAGACCATAAAATTGCGGACGGGCATGTGATCTCCTACGGCGCGGAAACCTTGATAGACCAATTCTCATCCGCCAGGATCGCCCCGGATTGTAAGAGAAATTTTCCTAATATCTGCGCGAGCGATATATTAGGAACTGATCCTTACCAGACCCAGAACGGTTATGCTCAAAGACAAAGAAATGCATTTTATGTGCAGGATGAATGGAGAATATCCAAGGCCCCCAGGACACAGATCGTGCCGGGTATCCGCTCCGATCACGACTCCATTTACGGAGGACAGCTACTTCCGAAGCTCGCTGTGCGTTATGACGTCACGGATAAATTCCGGATCAGGGCAGCCAACGGTTTAGGATACAGGGCTCCCAGCTTTCAGGATTTATATTATAATTTTATAAATCCTGGAGTCGGTTATAGAGTGGCGGGAAATCCGACCCTAAAACCGGAACTGTCCCGCAGTTATAACATAGGGGGAGAATGGGAACCGAACAAGGTATTCTGGTTCAGCTTTAATTTCTTCTATAATAATATCGATAATCTGATCGGCTTCAGGACCAACCCGACAAGAGATGCATCCGGATTACAGATCTATAATACTTCAAATTACCAAAAGGCTCTGACAAAAGGATTCGAATCCTCCGTAACTATCAGGGCCCACCAAAGCGTTTCCTTCGGCGGCGGTTATACCTACACGGACGCAAGGGACGAATTGACCAACCTTCCTTTAGAAGGAAGAGGTTATCATAGATGGAATGCAAATATACGTATAGATCACCTACCTAGCGGATTTAGCTTTTCCCTATTCGCGGTGATCTTTGGAAAACAAGCCTACTACTGTCAAAAAAATCCGCTCTGGTGCGATCCTCAATTGCCTACGGAACTATCCGCACTCAGCGCTCAACTTACCACCCAAGCAACGAATATGATGAACGCGTTATTCGGAAATATTCCGGGAGGTATCCAGGAATATTGCAAGGAAAGAAACCTATCTTACTGTACGACAGGACCTACTTACGGTGTGAGAATGGTAAATCCTCATACCAATTTGAATATTAGAGTTTCCCTAAAAATATTAGGGACTTTTGAAATGTTCGCAGGTGTTGACAATCTTCTAAACACGTTCGATCTTATTTATAATCCCCAAAAGCCCAGATTCTATTATGTGGGTATAGACGGACGGTTCAGCGTTAACCCCGGTCCGGCGGATTATTCCGCATCCCCCACGCCTTCCACCTCGCCTCTGCCGGGAATCCCGTAA
- a CDS encoding heme/hemin ABC transporter substrate-binding protein, translating into MKKIITFALFLLLPASLFAESKDLRIVTLNGTVSEIVFALGKGKLVVGNDTSSLYPPEALALPKVGYQRALSAEGILSLKPNLILGLEYAGPPEVIEQLKSAGLKVIIYPGLPGVEPALNNILAIGKEIGAEKEAQKVVQDIRKKQSKIAEKVSKLRSKPKVLFVYHRGTSLAQVSGTETPADEMIRLGGGINAVDGFKGFKPITPEAVIAAQPDIILIPSRGLESLGGKDGVFSLPGVKDTPAGKKSRVIAIDDLVLLGFGPRLGQGIEELFESFHPKATDKK; encoded by the coding sequence ATGAAAAAGATCATAACATTCGCTTTGTTCCTTTTACTTCCCGCATCGCTTTTTGCGGAGAGCAAGGATCTTAGAATAGTAACTTTAAACGGAACCGTTTCGGAGATCGTTTTCGCCTTAGGAAAAGGTAAATTAGTAGTAGGTAATGATACTTCTTCTCTTTATCCGCCGGAAGCATTAGCGCTTCCTAAAGTAGGATACCAAAGGGCGCTCTCAGCAGAAGGCATCCTTTCCTTAAAACCCAATCTGATCCTTGGATTAGAATATGCGGGACCTCCCGAAGTAATAGAACAACTCAAATCTGCGGGCCTAAAGGTGATCATCTATCCAGGACTACCCGGGGTCGAGCCTGCGTTAAATAATATTCTTGCGATCGGTAAAGAGATCGGAGCGGAAAAAGAAGCCCAAAAGGTCGTACAGGATATCCGTAAAAAACAATCTAAAATTGCGGAGAAGGTCTCCAAATTAAGATCCAAACCGAAAGTTCTATTCGTTTATCATAGAGGAACAAGTCTTGCGCAAGTTTCCGGAACGGAAACACCTGCGGACGAAATGATCCGGCTAGGCGGAGGGATCAATGCGGTGGACGGATTCAAAGGTTTTAAACCGATCACTCCGGAAGCGGTCATCGCGGCACAGCCGGACATCATCTTAATCCCAAGCAGAGGTTTAGAAAGCCTAGGAGGCAAAGACGGAGTGTTCTCCCTTCCGGGCGTGAAGGATACCCCTGCCGGAAAAAAATCCAGAGTGATCGCGATAGATGATCTAGTACTTTTAGGTTTCGGCCCGAGACTTGGTCAGGGTATCGAGGAATTATTCGAATCCTTCCATCCTAAAGCGACTGATAAAAAATGA
- a CDS encoding FecCD family ABC transporter permease, whose amino-acid sequence MKRTGEERKKKIGRKIAPILVYAALTVGLFGIGILSLKFGSIQLSSEEILKVLILGQDSLSELEVPHSVLVWNLRMPRLVLSMLVGACLASAGVCIQGLFRNPLVEPGFIGVSPGAALAASTWIVFSEKILTFFPAELKGKESFLLQLCAFGGALSVSFFLHVVSKREGGGFSLVLVLAGIAVNATVVSLLGFLSYLADDAQLRNLTFWSLGSMAVASWHKIYLLGSVLLIVTFFFPVLARGLDALALGEAEAFHTGFKVKRIRNLTIVLASLLVGVSISICGTIAFVGLIVPHILRMILGPGHKTLLPASLFGGALLLAIADLAARTVAFPSELPIGIIAAGIGGPFFLFLILQAKRREGEFR is encoded by the coding sequence ATGAAACGTACGGGGGAAGAAAGGAAGAAAAAAATAGGACGAAAAATCGCGCCTATACTCGTATACGCAGCGTTAACTGTCGGACTTTTCGGGATCGGGATACTTTCCCTCAAATTCGGATCCATACAACTTTCTAGCGAAGAGATCCTGAAAGTATTGATCTTAGGACAGGATTCCTTATCCGAGTTGGAGGTCCCACATTCCGTTCTAGTTTGGAATTTGAGAATGCCAAGACTCGTATTATCCATGTTAGTCGGTGCCTGTCTTGCATCAGCAGGAGTTTGTATACAGGGGCTATTCCGAAATCCATTGGTAGAACCTGGATTTATCGGAGTGAGTCCCGGAGCGGCATTGGCTGCATCCACTTGGATCGTATTCTCCGAAAAGATACTTACCTTCTTCCCTGCCGAACTGAAAGGAAAAGAAAGTTTCCTGCTACAGTTATGCGCCTTTGGTGGAGCTCTTTCCGTTTCCTTCTTCCTACATGTGGTCTCCAAAAGAGAAGGCGGAGGATTTTCCTTAGTGCTTGTGCTGGCAGGGATCGCGGTAAATGCGACCGTGGTTTCTCTTTTAGGATTTTTATCCTATCTCGCGGACGATGCACAACTTAGGAATCTTACCTTCTGGAGTTTGGGAAGTATGGCGGTTGCGAGCTGGCATAAAATTTATCTGCTCGGGTCCGTACTTCTGATCGTAACATTCTTCTTTCCAGTCTTAGCCAGAGGTTTGGATGCTTTGGCCTTGGGAGAAGCGGAAGCTTTTCATACGGGCTTCAAGGTGAAAAGGATCCGGAACCTTACCATCGTTCTCGCAAGCCTGCTAGTCGGAGTAAGTATTTCCATCTGCGGAACTATCGCATTCGTAGGTTTGATCGTTCCTCATATCCTGAGAATGATTTTAGGACCGGGTCATAAAACGTTATTGCCCGCTTCCTTATTCGGAGGAGCGCTTCTTCTTGCGATAGCCGACTTAGCGGCACGCACTGTAGCCTTCCCGTCCGAACTTCCGATCGGCATCATTGCAGCAGGGATAGGCGGGCCATTCTTCTTATTCTTAATCCTGCAAGCAAAACGTAGAGAAGGAGAATTCAGATGA